The Aeromicrobium yanjiei DNA segment CCGGTCGTGTTCTGCGAGATCTTCCCGCCGGACGACTTCCCGCTCTACTTCTACCGTGAGCCGAAGGCGCCCGACCTGGAGATCTCGGTGGACGAGCTGGACTTCGACGCGATCCGCGCCGCGGACGTCTTCTGGGCGACGGTCACGGGCCTGTCGCAGGAGCCCAGCCGGGAGGCCACCCTCGCAGCGCTCGAGGCTCGCGGCAAGAATGGGATCACCGTGCTCGACCTCGACTACCGCCCCATGTTCTGGGACTCCGCCGCCTCGGCCACCGCCCAGGTGCAGGCGGCACTTCCGCACGTCACGGTGGCCGTCGGCAACCGTGAGGAGTGCGAGGTCGCCGTGGGGGAGACCGATCCGCAGGCCGCCGCCAAGGCGCTGCGTGGCCTCGGCATCGAGCTCGCGATCGTCAAGCAGGGCCCGGCCGGTGTGCTCGGCGTCCGTGGTGAGGAGTCCGTCGTGGTCCCGCCCGTCGCTGTGGACGTCGTCAACGGCCTCGGCGCGGGCGACGCATTCGGCGGCTCGCTGGTCCACGGCCTGCTCAACGGATGGGACCTGGACCGCATGCTCTCGTTCTCCAACGCGGCCGGGGCGTACGTCGCCGGCCAGCTGTCGTGCGCCGACGCGATGCCCACCGTCGACCAGGTCGACACCGTTCTCGCCCAAGGAAGGGTCCGATGACCGCCGTCACCGCCCAGGACATCGCGGGGCTCGTCACGATCCGTGCCGAGCACCCCGAGCGTGTCGCCGAGATGGCCGCCGCGCGCACCCAGCCGGCCGGACTCGTCGGCAGCACCGGACGGCTGCTGCTCGTCGCGGCCGACCACCCTGCTCGCGGCGCACTGCGCGCCGGCGACGACCCGCTCGCGATGGGTGATCGGGCCGAGCTGCTGAGCCGCATGGTCCGCGCCCTCGACCGGCCCGGCGTCGACGGGGTCCTCGGCACGGCGGACGTCGTGGAGGACCTGCTCCTGCTCGGCGCGCTCGACGGCAAGGTCGTGATCGGCTCGATGAACCGCGGGGGCCTCGCCGGGACGACCTTCGAGATCGACGACCGCTTCACGGGGTACGACGCCCGGTCGATCGCGTCGGCGGGCTACCAGGGCGGCAAGATGCTGTTCCGCATCGACCCGGACGATCCCGCGACCCCCGCGACGATGCAGGCCTGCGCGCAGGCCGTCGCCGAGCTCGCCGAGCACCGCGTGATGGCGATGGTCGAGCCGTTCATCTCGGGGCGCGACGAGTCCGGCCGCATGCGCAACGACCTGTCCACCGAGTCGGTCATCCGCTCGGCGACCGTCGCGGCGGGTCTCGCGCCCACCTCGGCGTACACCTGGCTGAAGCTCCCGGTCGTCGAGGACATGGAGGCGGTCCTCGCCGCGTCCACCCTCCCGGTGGTGCTGCTGGGCGGCGAGGTCTCCAGCGACCAGGACGCCCAGTTCGCGACCTGGTCCAAGGCGCTCGCGAGCCCGGCCGTCCGCGGCATGGTCGTGGGCCGGTCCCTGCTCTTCCCGCCCGGCGGCAACGTCGAGGACGCCGTGGACGCCACCGTGGAGATGATGACGGCATGAGCCTGGTGCTGCGAGCGGGCGAGGCGGCCACCGGGCCGTACGCCCTCGAGGTCACGCCCGAGTCCGCGGGCTGGGAGCACAGCGGCCTGAGGATCCTGGTGCTGGCCCCCGGCCAGTCGGAGCAGATCGAGACCGGCGACTCCGAGCACATGGTGCTGTCGCTCGGCGGCGCGGCCGAGCTGACGGTCGACGGCGAGTCGTTCACGCTGCTCGGGCGCACCGGCGTGTTCGACGGCCCGAGCGATGTCGTCTACGCCCCGCGGGACGCCCACGTGAGCATCTCGTCCGCCGCCGGTGGACGCTTCGCGCTGGCCTCGGCCCGCTGCGGCAACCGCCTCGCCCCGGCGTACCTCCCAGCGGGCGACGTGCCGGTCGAGATGCGCGGCGCGGGCCAGGCGAGCCGCCAGGTCAACAACTTCGGCGTCCCGGGCGTGCTCGAGGCGGACCGCCTCATCGCGTGCGAGGTGCTGACCCCCGGCGGCAACTGGTCGTCCTACCCGCCGCACAAGCACGACCAGGAGCGTGACGGCGAGACCCGGCTCGAGGAGATCTACTACTTCGAGGTCGCGGACGGCCCGGCCGGTCCGGGCATCGGCTTCCAGCGGGTCTACGGCCACGCCGACGCCGACATCGACATCTCCGCGGAGGTGCGCAGCGGTGACGCCGTCCTCATCCCGCACGGCTGGCACGGCCCGTCGATGGCCGCCCCCGGCTACGACCTGTACTACCTCAACGTCATGGCCGGTCCCGGCGAGGAACGGGCCTGGCTGATCTGTGACGATCCGGCACACGCATGGGTCCGTGACACCTGGGCCGACCAGGCCGTCGACCCCCGCCTCCCGTTCGGGAAGGAAGAGCACTCATGACCACCTTGACCGTCGCACAGGCGACCGTCCGCTTCCTCGAGGCCCAGTACACCTCGCGCGACGGAGTCGAGCAGCCGTTCTTCGCGGGGTGCTGGGGCATCTTCGGCCACGGCAACGTCGCAGGCGTGGGCCAGGCGCTGCTCGAGCGCGAGCAGTCCGGCGACCCCTCGCACCTGCGCTTCTTCCACGGCCGCAACGAGCAGGCCATGGTGCACGCCGCGGTGGCGTACGCCCGCCAGCGCGACCGGCTCGCGGCCATGGCGGTCACGGCGTCGGTCGGTCCCGGCGCGACCAACATGGTCACCGGCGCGGCCCTGGCCACGATCAACCGGCTCCCGGTGCTGCTGCTGCCCGGCGACACGTTCGCGACGCGCGTCGCGAGCCCCGTCCTGCAGGAGCTGGAGAACACCCAGCAGGGCGATCTGTCGGTCAACGACGTGTTCCGCCCCGTGTCGGTGCACTTCGACCGGGTCGACCGTCCCGAGCAGCTGGCGTCGGCCCTGCTGCACGCGACCCGCATCCTCACCGACCCGGCCGAGACCGGCGCCGTGACGCTCGCACTGCCGCAGGACGTGCAGGCCGAGGCGTACGACTTCCCGGACGAGCTGTTCGCCAAGCGGGTCTGGCACGTCGCCCGCCCCGTGCCGGAGCCCTCCGCGCTCGCCCGCGCCGTCGCCGCGATCCGGTCGGCCCGCAGGCCGCTGGTCGTCGCAGGCGGCGGCGTCACGTACTCGCAGGCCAACGACGCGCTGCGCACATTCGTCGAGGCGACCGGAATCCCGGTCGGGGAGTCGCAGGCCGGCAAGGGCGCGCTGCCGTACGACCACCCGCAGTCGGTGGGCGCGATCGGCTCGACCGGCACGACCGCGGCCAATGCGCTGGCGGAGGACGCGGACGTCGTGATCGGCGTCGGCACCCGGTTCAGCGACTTCACGACGGCCTCCCGCACGGTCTTCCAGGGCGACGGCGTCACGTTCGTCAACCTCAACGTGTCGGCGTTCGACACGCACAAGCACTCCGCGGTCAGCCTCGTCGCCGACGCGCGAGAGGGGCTCACGGCGCTGACCGCGGCCCTCGAGGGCTGGACCGCCGATCCCGCGCACACCGCCCGCGCCACCGAGCTGGCCCGGGAGTGGGACGCGATCGTCCAGCGCGCGTACGACGGCGAGGGCGCCCCGCAGGTCGCGGACGGGCTCGCGATCCAGTCGCAGGTCATCGGCGCGGTCAACGAACTGTCCGATCCGCGCGACGTGGTGGTGTGCGCGGCCGGCTCGATGCCCGGCGACCTGCACAAGCTGTGGCGCACACGCGACCGCAAGGGCTATCACGTCGAGTACGGCTTCTCCTGCATGGGATATGAGATCGCCGGCGGCCTCGGCGTCAAGATGGCCGCGCTCGACACGGACGACGCGCGCGACGTGTTCGTCATGGTCGGAGACGGTTCGTACCTCATGATGAACACCGAGCTGGTCACGGCCGTGGCCGAGGGAGTCAAGGTGATCGTGGTGCTGGTGCAGAACCACGGCTACGCCTCGATCGGGGCGCTGTCGCAGTCGCTCGGCTCGCAGCGCTTCGGCACCGCGTACCGCTACCGCACCGACACCGGCCTCGACGGCGACAAGCTGCCGGTCGACCTCGCGGCGAACGCCGCGAGCCTCGGCGCCGACGTGCTGTCGGCCTCCGGCATCGAGGACTTCCGCGCCGCGGTGCTGAAGGCCAAGGAGTCGACTCGCACGACGGTCATCCACGTCGAGACCGACCCGCTGGTCCCCGCCCCCGACAGCCCCGCGTGGTGGGACGTCCCGGTCGCCGAGGTGTCGGCGCTCGACTCGACCCGCGAGGCCCGTCGGACGTACGACGAGCACAAGACCCGCCAGCGTCCCTTCCTGACGCCGGCCTCCGAGACGAAGGATCGATCATGACGCAGTACAACCACTACATCGGTGGACGAAGCTTCGAGGGCGAGAGCGACCGCTTCGGCGACGTGTACGACCCCGCGCGCGGCATCGCGAAGTCGCAGGTGCGCTTGGCGACCGCAGGTGACGTCGACGCGGCGGTGCAGGCCGCGCGGACCGCGTTCGAGACGTGGGGCGAGACGTCGGTGACCGCACGCTCGCGGGTCATGTTCGCCTTCCGCCAGCTGCTGGTCGAGCACGAGGACGAGCTCGCAGCCCTCATCTCCTCCGAGCACGGCAAGACGCTCGACGACGCCCGCGGCGAGGTCGTCCGCGGTCGTGAGGTCGTCGAGTTCGCCTGCGGCATCCCGCAGCTGCTCAAGGGCGAGTACAGCGACAGCGTCTCGGGCGGTGTCGACTCCCACACGTTCCGCCAGCCGATCGGCGTCGTCGCCGGCATCACGCCGTTCAACTTCCCGATCATGGTCCCGCTGTGGATGCACCCCGTCGCGATCGCGACCGGCAACACGTTCATCCTCAAGCCGTCCGAGCGGGTGCCCGGCGCGTCCGACCTGGTGGCTCGCCTCTACACCGAGGCCGGGCTGCCCGACGGGGTGTTCAACGTCGTCCACGGCGACAAGGTCGCGGTCGACGCGATCCTGGAGCACCCCGACATCGCGGGTGTCTCGTTCGTCGGCTCCACGCCGATCGCACGGTACGTCCACGAGAACGCCTCGCGCACCGGCAAGCGGGTGCAGGCCCTCGGCGGTGCGAAGAACCACGCCGTCGTGATGCCCGATGCGGACCTGGACTTCGCCGCCGACCACATCGTCGCGGCCGGCTACGGCTCGGCGGGCCAGCGCTGCATGGCGATCTCGGCCGTCGTCGCGGTCGGCCCGGTCGCGGATGCGCTGGTCGAGAAGATCCGCGAGCGCAGCGTCGACCTGAAGGTGTCGGTCGGCACCGACCCGGACGCCGAGATGGGACCGGTCGTCACGGCCGCGGCGCGCGACCGGGTCGTGGACTACATCGGTCAGGGCGAGGCGGACGGCGCCACGGTCGTCGTGGACGGCCGCGACCTGGTCGTCGAGGAGTTCGAGGAAGGCTTCTTCGTGGGCCCCTCGCTGCTCGACGGCGTCACCACCGACATGTCGGTCTACACCGACGAGATCTTCGGACCCGTGCTGACCGTGCTGCGGGTTCCGACGCTGGAAGCCGCCCTCGAGCTCATCAACTCGAATCCGTACGGCAACGGCACAGCAGTGTTCACTTCCTCGGGTGAGGTGGCACGAACCTTCCAAAGGAAGGTCCAGGTGGGCATGATCGGCATCAACGTGCCGGTCCCCGTCCCGATGGCCTTCCACTCCTTCGGAGGCTGGAAGGACTCGCTCTTTGGGGACCACCACATCCACGGTCCCGAAGGAGTGCGGTTCTATACACAGGCAAAGGTGGTCACCACGCGGTGGCCGCACGTCAGTGAGGAATCACTCGCCCAGCTCAACTTCCCGACGGCTCAATGACGTCGGGTCTCACGTGAAGACAAGGAACGCACTGATGAAGACAGTCACATCGAAGAAGAAGGCGCTGAGGCTCGCCGGCGTCGCCGTGGTGGTCGGCTCGCTGCTCGCGGCCTGCAGCGGCACCGGCAAGGATGACGACGCGACCAAGGACAACGCCAAGGACCTCAAGTACGCCGTGATCACCCACAGCGGCCCGGGTGACGCGTTCTGGGACCGGGTCAAGTCCGGCGCCGAGAAGGCCGGCGAGGACTACGGCGTCGAGATCAAGTACAGCGCAGATCCCGATCCGGCCCAGCAGTCCCAGCTCATCGACAGCGCGGTCGCCGACAAGTACAACGGCATCGTGGTGTCGATGGCCAACCCCGACGGGCTCGAGGACGCGATCAAGAAGGCCGTCGCGGCGGGCATCCCCGTCGTGACGATCAACTCCGGCGTCGACCGCTTCAAGGAGTTCGGCGCGATCACGCACATCGGTCAGACCGAGACCATCGCCGGCGAGGCCGTGGGCGAGCGTCTGAAGGCGGACGGCGCCAAGAACGCCATCTGCGTCATCCAGGAGGCCGGCAACGTCGGTCTGGAGGAGCGCTGCAAGGCGGTCGCCGAGACCTTCGGCGGCAAGATCTCCAACCTGCAGGTCGACGGCACCGACGACAGCGCGGTCCAGGCCACGATCAC contains these protein-coding regions:
- the iolC gene encoding 5-dehydro-2-deoxygluconokinase, with the protein product MSAHELIAMGRVGVDIYPEQIGVGLEDVTSFGKFLGGSATNVAVAAARLGHRSAIVTRTGDDPFGRFIHAELVKFGVDDQYVTPVEGLPTPVVFCEIFPPDDFPLYFYREPKAPDLEISVDELDFDAIRAADVFWATVTGLSQEPSREATLAALEARGKNGITVLDLDYRPMFWDSAASATAQVQAALPHVTVAVGNREECEVAVGETDPQAAAKALRGLGIELAIVKQGPAGVLGVRGEESVVVPPVAVDVVNGLGAGDAFGGSLVHGLLNGWDLDRMLSFSNAAGAYVAGQLSCADAMPTVDQVDTVLAQGRVR
- a CDS encoding Cgl0159 family (beta/alpha)8-fold protein, which produces MTAVTAQDIAGLVTIRAEHPERVAEMAAARTQPAGLVGSTGRLLLVAADHPARGALRAGDDPLAMGDRAELLSRMVRALDRPGVDGVLGTADVVEDLLLLGALDGKVVIGSMNRGGLAGTTFEIDDRFTGYDARSIASAGYQGGKMLFRIDPDDPATPATMQACAQAVAELAEHRVMAMVEPFISGRDESGRMRNDLSTESVIRSATVAAGLAPTSAYTWLKLPVVEDMEAVLAASTLPVVLLGGEVSSDQDAQFATWSKALASPAVRGMVVGRSLLFPPGGNVEDAVDATVEMMTA
- the iolB gene encoding 5-deoxy-glucuronate isomerase, which encodes MSLVLRAGEAATGPYALEVTPESAGWEHSGLRILVLAPGQSEQIETGDSEHMVLSLGGAAELTVDGESFTLLGRTGVFDGPSDVVYAPRDAHVSISSAAGGRFALASARCGNRLAPAYLPAGDVPVEMRGAGQASRQVNNFGVPGVLEADRLIACEVLTPGGNWSSYPPHKHDQERDGETRLEEIYYFEVADGPAGPGIGFQRVYGHADADIDISAEVRSGDAVLIPHGWHGPSMAAPGYDLYYLNVMAGPGEERAWLICDDPAHAWVRDTWADQAVDPRLPFGKEEHS
- the iolD gene encoding 3D-(3,5/4)-trihydroxycyclohexane-1,2-dione acylhydrolase (decyclizing), which translates into the protein MTTLTVAQATVRFLEAQYTSRDGVEQPFFAGCWGIFGHGNVAGVGQALLEREQSGDPSHLRFFHGRNEQAMVHAAVAYARQRDRLAAMAVTASVGPGATNMVTGAALATINRLPVLLLPGDTFATRVASPVLQELENTQQGDLSVNDVFRPVSVHFDRVDRPEQLASALLHATRILTDPAETGAVTLALPQDVQAEAYDFPDELFAKRVWHVARPVPEPSALARAVAAIRSARRPLVVAGGGVTYSQANDALRTFVEATGIPVGESQAGKGALPYDHPQSVGAIGSTGTTAANALAEDADVVIGVGTRFSDFTTASRTVFQGDGVTFVNLNVSAFDTHKHSAVSLVADAREGLTALTAALEGWTADPAHTARATELAREWDAIVQRAYDGEGAPQVADGLAIQSQVIGAVNELSDPRDVVVCAAGSMPGDLHKLWRTRDRKGYHVEYGFSCMGYEIAGGLGVKMAALDTDDARDVFVMVGDGSYLMMNTELVTAVAEGVKVIVVLVQNHGYASIGALSQSLGSQRFGTAYRYRTDTGLDGDKLPVDLAANAASLGADVLSASGIEDFRAAVLKAKESTRTTVIHVETDPLVPAPDSPAWWDVPVAEVSALDSTREARRTYDEHKTRQRPFLTPASETKDRS
- a CDS encoding CoA-acylating methylmalonate-semialdehyde dehydrogenase, whose product is MTQYNHYIGGRSFEGESDRFGDVYDPARGIAKSQVRLATAGDVDAAVQAARTAFETWGETSVTARSRVMFAFRQLLVEHEDELAALISSEHGKTLDDARGEVVRGREVVEFACGIPQLLKGEYSDSVSGGVDSHTFRQPIGVVAGITPFNFPIMVPLWMHPVAIATGNTFILKPSERVPGASDLVARLYTEAGLPDGVFNVVHGDKVAVDAILEHPDIAGVSFVGSTPIARYVHENASRTGKRVQALGGAKNHAVVMPDADLDFAADHIVAAGYGSAGQRCMAISAVVAVGPVADALVEKIRERSVDLKVSVGTDPDAEMGPVVTAAARDRVVDYIGQGEADGATVVVDGRDLVVEEFEEGFFVGPSLLDGVTTDMSVYTDEIFGPVLTVLRVPTLEAALELINSNPYGNGTAVFTSSGEVARTFQRKVQVGMIGINVPVPVPMAFHSFGGWKDSLFGDHHIHGPEGVRFYTQAKVVTTRWPHVSEESLAQLNFPTAQ
- a CDS encoding sugar ABC transporter substrate-binding protein, whose translation is MKTVTSKKKALRLAGVAVVVGSLLAACSGTGKDDDATKDNAKDLKYAVITHSGPGDAFWDRVKSGAEKAGEDYGVEIKYSADPDPAQQSQLIDSAVADKYNGIVVSMANPDGLEDAIKKAVAAGIPVVTINSGVDRFKEFGAITHIGQTETIAGEAVGERLKADGAKNAICVIQEAGNVGLEERCKAVAETFGGKISNLQVDGTDDSAVQATITSKLQTDKSIDTVLTLGGQYAIDAVGSVEESGSSAKVATFDLSEDVIKNIQDGKITFAVDQQPYVQGFLGVTTLYLKDVNGNDVGGGQPVNSGPAFITKDNADEVLKFAANGTR